The Thermoflavifilum sp. genome contains a region encoding:
- a CDS encoding 2-oxoacid:acceptor oxidoreductase subunit alpha, with amino-acid sequence MSGFQLHFSSHPVYTPGDSCDVLVAMNAAALKANLKSLKKGGIIIANTDGFDAKNLRLANYPEGTNPLTDGSLDGYIVYEIDITKLTREALKDVDLGMKEKDRAKNMFVLGFLYWLYDRNMESTIHFLQQKFGKKPLILEGNLKALHAGYNYGDTTEAFTTRYRVDRAKMPRGTYRSITGNQALALGLIAASQKSGLPLFLGSYPITPASDILHELSKHKNFGVRTFQAEDEIAGISSAIGASYGGCMGVTTTSGPGMALKTEAMGLAVMLEIPLLIIDIQRGGPSTGLPTKTEQSDLLQAYYGRNGECPMPVIAAATPSDCFSAVYEAFRIAVQHMTPVIFLSDGYIANGAEPWRFPRAADLPPIEVKFKTQLDEGEEKFMPYQRDERYVRPWAVPGTPGLEHRIGGLEKQHITGNVSYDPDNHQLMVKLRQAKVDAVADDIPLQTIDSGPEKGDLLVLGWGSTYGAIKGAVKSLQAQGYAVAHAHLRYLRPFPKNLGEILRNYKQVLIPEINNGQLIKIIRDQFLIDAKGYHKIMGIPITKSELEEHIKSLLA; translated from the coding sequence GTGAGTGGCTTTCAGCTGCATTTTTCCTCTCATCCGGTGTACACGCCTGGCGACAGTTGCGATGTGCTGGTGGCCATGAATGCCGCCGCCCTGAAAGCTAACCTGAAAAGTTTAAAGAAAGGCGGTATCATCATCGCCAATACCGATGGTTTTGATGCAAAAAACCTGCGCCTGGCCAATTATCCCGAAGGCACCAATCCGCTGACCGATGGCTCGCTCGATGGCTATATCGTGTATGAGATCGATATCACCAAACTCACCCGCGAAGCCCTCAAGGATGTGGACCTGGGGATGAAAGAGAAAGATCGGGCTAAAAATATGTTTGTGCTGGGCTTTCTATACTGGTTGTACGACCGGAATATGGAAAGCACCATTCATTTCCTCCAGCAAAAATTCGGCAAGAAACCGTTGATTTTAGAAGGCAACCTGAAGGCCCTGCATGCCGGTTATAACTATGGCGATACAACCGAGGCATTTACCACGCGCTACCGCGTCGACCGGGCCAAGATGCCCCGCGGTACGTATCGGAGCATCACCGGCAACCAGGCGCTGGCGCTGGGCTTGATCGCGGCCTCACAGAAATCGGGTTTGCCGTTGTTTCTGGGCTCCTATCCCATTACGCCCGCTTCCGATATCCTGCATGAGCTGAGCAAGCATAAGAATTTCGGCGTGCGCACTTTCCAGGCCGAGGATGAAATTGCCGGCATCAGCTCGGCTATTGGCGCGTCGTATGGGGGATGCATGGGCGTGACCACCACGTCGGGGCCGGGTATGGCATTGAAAACCGAAGCCATGGGACTGGCCGTCATGCTGGAGATTCCTTTGTTGATTATCGATATCCAGCGGGGAGGCCCCTCGACGGGATTGCCTACCAAGACCGAGCAATCGGACTTGCTCCAGGCTTATTACGGTCGCAATGGCGAATGCCCCATGCCGGTGATAGCCGCAGCCACACCATCCGATTGTTTTTCGGCCGTGTATGAGGCTTTCCGCATCGCCGTCCAGCATATGACGCCGGTGATTTTCCTCAGCGACGGCTATATCGCCAACGGCGCAGAACCCTGGCGATTCCCCAGAGCTGCCGATCTGCCGCCCATCGAGGTGAAGTTTAAAACGCAATTAGACGAAGGTGAAGAAAAGTTTATGCCCTATCAACGCGATGAGCGTTATGTGCGCCCCTGGGCCGTTCCGGGTACGCCGGGGCTGGAACATCGCATTGGCGGGCTCGAAAAGCAGCATATCACCGGTAATGTAAGTTATGATCCGGATAATCACCAGCTCATGGTGAAGCTGCGCCAGGCGAAGGTGGATGCTGTTGCCGATGATATTCCCCTGCAGACCATCGACAGCGGCCCGGAAAAAGGTGACCTGCTTGTGTTAGGATGGGGCTCTACTTATGGAGCCATCAAGGGCGCAGTGAAATCGTTGCAGGCGCAGGGTTATGCCGTGGCCCACGCCCATCTGCGCTATCTGCGGCCCTTTCCGAAAAATTTAGGTGAGATCTTGCGTAATTATAAACAGGTGTTGATTCCGGAAATCAACAACGGACAGCTCATCAAAATCATCCGCGATCAATTTTTGATTGACGCCAAGGGCTATCATAAGATTATGGGCATTCCCATCACCAAATCGGAGCTCGAAGAACATATCAAGTCCTTGCTAGCCTGA
- a CDS encoding mechanosensitive ion channel family protein → MIGIIIGFLILRLLANRIIHHLKKLSKKTSTQIDDFLIAQVEKNGLPIAYILILYFGINALHLTEKASTAVHHIMTVIVTFFVLRVLSAVVDYALKGYLRRKNYPEERMKETRGMMIIVNLILWSMGIVFLLGNLGYNVTTLITGLGIGGVAIALASQTILGDLFCYFIIFFDRPFELGDFIIVGDKMGTVEHIGLKTTRLRSLGGEQLIFSNKDLTDSRIHNYKRMEQRRVLFRIGVIYETPLDKLKKIPALLRQAVEMQQDVRFDRAHFASYGDFSLNFEIVYYVLSADYNKYMDIQQAINLQIFQLFEQEGIAFAYPHQVVEIIRHQEAPAANG, encoded by the coding sequence ATGATTGGAATCATTATTGGATTCTTGATATTACGGCTGCTTGCGAATCGGATTATTCATCATTTAAAAAAATTATCTAAAAAAACATCTACACAAATTGATGATTTCCTCATTGCACAGGTTGAAAAAAATGGATTGCCCATTGCCTATATCTTGATCCTTTATTTCGGCATTAATGCTCTTCATCTCACTGAAAAAGCTTCAACAGCTGTTCATCATATCATGACGGTAATCGTCACCTTTTTTGTATTGCGGGTGTTGAGTGCGGTGGTTGATTATGCATTGAAAGGATATTTACGTAGAAAAAATTATCCTGAAGAACGAATGAAAGAAACACGCGGGATGATGATTATAGTTAATCTCATCCTGTGGAGCATGGGTATTGTGTTTTTGCTGGGGAATTTAGGATATAATGTCACCACGCTGATTACCGGTTTGGGCATTGGCGGTGTAGCTATCGCCCTGGCATCACAAACCATATTGGGCGATTTGTTCTGTTATTTCATTATTTTCTTTGATCGGCCTTTTGAGTTGGGTGATTTTATCATTGTGGGTGACAAGATGGGTACGGTTGAACACATTGGATTGAAGACAACCCGCTTAAGAAGTTTGGGCGGCGAGCAGTTGATTTTTTCCAATAAAGACTTAACCGATTCACGCATACATAATTACAAACGGATGGAGCAGCGCAGGGTGCTGTTTCGCATAGGTGTGATTTATGAGACGCCATTAGACAAGTTGAAAAAGATTCCTGCGTTGTTACGACAGGCCGTGGAAATGCAACAGGACGTGCGTTTTGATCGGGCCCATTTCGCCAGTTATGGTGATTTTTCTTTGAATTTTGAAATTGTGTATTATGTATTAAGTGCCGATTATAACAAATACATGGATATCCAGCAGGCCATTAACCTGCAGATTTTTCAGTTGTTTGAGCAGGAAGGCATTGCCTTTGCCTATCCGCATCAGGTGGTAGAGATTATCCGTCATCAGGAAGCCCCTGCTGCTAACGGTTAA
- a CDS encoding aldo/keto reductase: MTTIPIRPLGSQGLQASALGLGCMGMSDFYSGRDEAESLRVFDKAFELGIRFWDTADMYGPFTNEMLVAKGLKGRRQQITLATKFGIVRDPHDPSRRGLNGRPEYVKSACEASLKRLQTDVIDLYYLHRVDPHTPIEDTVGAMARLVEEGKVRGIGLSEVSPQTIRRAHAVHPLTAIQSEYSLWTRDPEDGVLQTCRELGIAFVAYSPLGRGFLTGRFQSPDDLPADDYRRYSPRFMGENFQKNLQLVEKIKQLAEQKHCTPAQLALAWVMAQGEDIFPIPGTKRVAYLIENAGAINVQLTPEDLKAIDEIAPKGVAAGLRYPEEAMKTVNR, translated from the coding sequence ATGACCACGATTCCCATTCGTCCTTTAGGCAGCCAGGGACTTCAAGCCTCGGCACTTGGCCTGGGCTGCATGGGGATGAGTGATTTCTATAGCGGCCGCGATGAAGCCGAATCTTTGCGCGTGTTCGATAAAGCATTTGAACTGGGCATCCGATTCTGGGATACGGCCGATATGTACGGCCCCTTTACCAATGAAATGCTGGTGGCTAAAGGCCTCAAAGGCCGGCGACAGCAGATTACTCTGGCCACCAAATTCGGCATTGTTCGAGATCCGCATGATCCTTCCAGACGCGGTCTCAATGGTCGTCCGGAATATGTAAAATCGGCCTGTGAAGCCAGCTTGAAACGCCTCCAGACCGATGTCATCGACCTGTACTATCTGCATCGCGTGGATCCCCATACGCCTATCGAAGACACGGTGGGCGCCATGGCGCGTTTGGTGGAGGAGGGCAAGGTAAGGGGTATCGGACTTTCGGAAGTGTCGCCACAAACTATCCGCCGGGCACATGCGGTGCATCCGCTTACGGCCATACAAAGCGAATATTCACTATGGACACGCGATCCGGAAGATGGTGTTCTGCAAACCTGCCGTGAGCTGGGTATAGCCTTTGTGGCCTACAGCCCCCTCGGAAGAGGCTTTCTCACCGGTCGTTTCCAGAGCCCCGACGACCTGCCCGCAGATGATTACCGGCGTTATTCTCCCCGTTTCATGGGAGAAAACTTCCAGAAAAACCTGCAACTGGTTGAAAAAATCAAACAATTAGCGGAACAAAAACACTGCACACCCGCACAGCTGGCACTGGCCTGGGTAATGGCTCAGGGTGAAGATATCTTTCCTATACCCGGCACCAAACGGGTAGCCTATCTGATCGAAAATGCCGGTGCTATTAATGTGCAACTCACACCGGAAGACCTGAAAGCCATAGATGAAATCGCACCCAAAGGCGTAGCCGCCGGCCTGCGTTATCCCGAAGAAGCCATGAAAACAGTTAACCGTTAG
- a CDS encoding glycine--tRNA ligase, with translation MNNAKRFQDIIAHCKEYGFIFPSSEIYDGLSAVYDYGEFGAQLKKNIKDHWWRWMTQLHENIVGIDAAIFMHPTTWKASGHVDNFNDPMIDNKDSKKRYRVDTLIEDHAEALRESGKIQEADTLLHEMNERLKNNDLSGLKALIEQYRICCPISGTCNWTEVRQFNLMFSTQLGSVSEEASEIYLRPETAQGIFVNFLNVQKSGRLKIPFGIAQIGKAFRNEIVARQFIFRMREFEQMEMQFFCRPGTELEWYHYWKEQRMAWHRSLGIPAEKLRYHDHEKLAHYANAAVDIEYAFPMGYKEVEGIHSRTDYDLRRHQEFSGKKMQYFDPEINKSYIPYVVETSVGLDRTVLMVISEAYAEEEVPTAQEGKTDTRTVLRLAPHLAPIKLAVLPLVRKDGLPDIARQIMHDCMPAFHCFYEEKDTIGRRYRRQDAIGTPFCVTVDYQTKEDETVTIRYRDSMQQERIPIRAIRDKVLQAIQLTSSTTS, from the coding sequence ATGAACAACGCCAAACGGTTTCAGGATATCATTGCCCATTGCAAGGAATACGGTTTTATTTTCCCTTCCAGCGAAATTTATGACGGACTCAGTGCTGTGTACGACTATGGCGAGTTTGGCGCCCAGCTGAAAAAGAATATCAAAGACCACTGGTGGCGATGGATGACCCAGCTGCACGAAAATATCGTGGGCATCGACGCCGCCATCTTCATGCATCCTACTACCTGGAAAGCATCGGGACATGTGGACAATTTCAACGACCCGATGATCGACAATAAAGACAGCAAAAAACGCTACCGGGTGGATACCCTGATCGAAGACCACGCCGAAGCGCTGCGCGAATCGGGTAAAATACAAGAAGCCGATACGCTCCTGCATGAAATGAACGAACGACTGAAAAACAACGACCTGAGCGGACTGAAAGCGTTGATTGAACAATATCGCATTTGCTGCCCCATATCCGGCACCTGCAACTGGACCGAGGTGCGACAGTTTAACCTGATGTTTTCCACCCAGCTGGGCAGCGTCAGCGAGGAAGCCAGCGAAATCTACCTGCGTCCGGAAACCGCGCAGGGCATCTTTGTGAATTTCCTGAACGTACAAAAAAGCGGCCGCCTGAAAATTCCTTTTGGCATTGCCCAGATCGGAAAAGCTTTCCGGAATGAAATCGTAGCCCGCCAGTTCATTTTCCGGATGCGCGAATTCGAACAGATGGAAATGCAGTTTTTCTGCCGGCCCGGCACCGAGCTGGAATGGTATCACTACTGGAAAGAGCAGCGCATGGCATGGCACCGCAGCCTGGGCATACCCGCCGAAAAACTGCGCTACCACGACCACGAGAAGCTTGCACACTATGCCAACGCCGCCGTAGATATCGAATACGCCTTCCCCATGGGCTATAAGGAAGTAGAAGGCATCCATTCGCGTACCGACTACGACCTGCGCCGCCATCAGGAATTCAGCGGGAAGAAAATGCAATATTTCGATCCGGAAATCAACAAAAGCTATATCCCCTATGTCGTGGAAACCTCTGTGGGTCTGGATCGTACTGTGCTCATGGTGATCAGCGAGGCCTATGCCGAGGAAGAGGTTCCCACCGCACAGGAAGGAAAAACCGATACCCGTACAGTGCTACGCCTGGCACCTCACCTGGCTCCTATCAAGCTCGCCGTATTGCCGCTCGTAAGAAAAGACGGACTACCCGATATCGCCCGACAGATCATGCACGACTGCATGCCGGCATTTCATTGTTTTTACGAAGAAAAAGACACCATCGGCCGCCGCTACCGCCGCCAGGACGCCATTGGCACACCCTTCTGCGTGACGGTCGATTATCAAACCAAAGAAGACGAAACCGTTACCATCCGCTACCGCGATAGTATGCAGCAAGAAAGGATTCCTATCCGTGCTATACGGGATAAGGTACTTCAAGCCATCCAGTTAACCTCAAGTACGACATCCTAA
- a CDS encoding nucleotide pyrophosphohydrolase, translating to MLNFAAYFYLFDNHLILPLMAYADITLPQAQQMVDEWIHTRGVRYFNELTNMAILAEEVGEVARLIARMYGEQSFKENEQKKDLADELADVLWVLLCLANQTGVDMQAAFLRNMEKKNLRDAQRHQQNKKLR from the coding sequence TTGCTGAACTTTGCAGCTTATTTTTATCTATTCGACAACCATTTAATACTCCCGCTCATGGCCTATGCCGATATCACCCTGCCTCAAGCCCAGCAAATGGTGGATGAATGGATCCACACCCGGGGCGTCCGCTATTTCAATGAACTCACCAATATGGCCATCCTGGCCGAGGAGGTGGGTGAAGTAGCCCGCCTCATCGCCCGTATGTATGGCGAACAATCGTTTAAAGAAAACGAACAGAAAAAAGACCTGGCCGATGAACTGGCCGACGTGCTATGGGTGCTGCTCTGCCTGGCCAACCAAACCGGTGTGGATATGCAGGCGGCCTTCCTGCGTAATATGGAAAAGAAAAACCTGCGCGATGCCCAGCGACACCAGCAAAATAAAAAACTGCGCTGA
- the dtd gene encoding D-aminoacyl-tRNA deacylase, with the protein MRAVIQRVSRAKVSVNGQPKAEIGPGLCILLGVEKDDGLADVQWLSHKIVHLRIMDDEKGLMNLSVKDTGGDILLISQFTLLASTRRGHRPSYDRAAPPADAERWYEATINQLQIDLGKPIHTGTFRAYMEVELVNDGPVTIYIDSRQKA; encoded by the coding sequence ATGCGTGCAGTTATCCAGCGGGTGAGCCGGGCGAAAGTGTCGGTGAACGGACAGCCCAAAGCCGAAATCGGGCCGGGCCTGTGTATCTTGCTGGGCGTGGAAAAAGACGACGGCCTGGCCGACGTGCAATGGCTCAGCCATAAGATTGTACACCTGCGCATCATGGACGACGAAAAGGGACTGATGAACCTATCCGTGAAAGATACCGGAGGCGATATCCTGCTCATCAGCCAGTTTACCCTGCTGGCTTCTACACGCCGCGGCCATCGTCCTTCCTACGATCGTGCCGCCCCACCCGCCGATGCCGAACGCTGGTATGAAGCCACGATTAACCAGCTGCAGATCGACTTAGGGAAACCCATCCACACCGGCACCTTCCGGGCTTATATGGAAGTAGAACTGGTCAACGACGGCCCCGTAACCATCTATATCGACAGCCGACAGAAAGCTTAA
- a CDS encoding SDR family oxidoreductase → MAQHITISLKGHTVLVTGANSGIGKAIALAFGQAGANVAVNYVVQPEAAEDVARQIRQAGGQAITVQADVSQEDHVQAMFQQVIAHFGTVDVLVNNAGLQRDAAFTEMSLAQWQKVIDVNLTGQFLCAREAAREFLRRGVVPERSVAAGKIICISSVHQEIPWAGHVNYAASKGGIHLFMESIAQELAPHKIRVNAIAPGAIKTPINYKAWSTPEAEKRLLELIPYGRVGDPEDIARVAVWLACDESDYITGATIFVDGGMTLYPGFSTNG, encoded by the coding sequence ATGGCTCAACACATCACCATTTCCCTGAAAGGACATACCGTACTGGTTACCGGCGCCAACTCCGGCATCGGAAAAGCGATTGCTCTGGCCTTCGGCCAGGCCGGCGCCAACGTAGCCGTAAACTATGTTGTGCAACCCGAAGCAGCTGAAGATGTAGCCCGGCAAATACGCCAGGCGGGCGGACAGGCCATCACCGTGCAGGCCGATGTGAGCCAGGAAGACCATGTCCAGGCCATGTTCCAGCAGGTAATCGCACATTTCGGCACCGTGGATGTACTGGTCAACAATGCCGGCTTGCAACGCGACGCGGCCTTTACCGAAATGAGCCTGGCTCAATGGCAAAAGGTGATCGACGTGAATCTCACCGGCCAATTCCTCTGCGCGCGTGAAGCGGCCCGTGAATTCCTCAGGCGGGGTGTGGTGCCCGAACGCTCGGTAGCAGCCGGTAAAATCATCTGCATCAGCTCGGTGCATCAGGAAATCCCCTGGGCCGGACATGTGAACTATGCCGCTTCCAAGGGCGGCATCCATCTATTCATGGAAAGCATAGCCCAGGAGCTGGCCCCACACAAGATCCGGGTGAACGCCATAGCCCCCGGCGCCATCAAAACCCCGATCAACTACAAGGCATGGTCGACTCCCGAAGCCGAAAAACGCCTGCTGGAGCTGATCCCCTATGGACGGGTGGGCGACCCCGAAGATATCGCCCGGGTGGCCGTGTGGCTGGCCTGCGACGAATCGGATTATATTACCGGGGCAACCATCTTCGTCGACGGCGGCATGACACTCTACCCGGGCTTCAGTACCAACGGCTAA
- a CDS encoding amylo-alpha-1,6-glucosidase, with protein sequence MSCCLHIALHNLSLRDLLENEWLDTNGAGGWASSSLLGCNTRRYHGYLIAAQHSPFRRFNMVADLEECIILSAKEHFISCHDYGDGLYPAPFTAKQAVFFHLQHYPEWRIHVQDRVLIKTLLTIHRSQTTVVRYLLQEGSALQLHLRPLIAARDYHGLQNASAPIQRAIQWQDHYLEVHPFADMPALRMGLTEAKFYPDPCWYFHLHYARETERGLDDQEDLFSYGKWVVDLHEGQAVYLIFTTADFPDDPARSFEAELHRRRQSYAASHHFFTYAADCFLIHEHDTATLLAGYPWFTAWGRDAMIAVNGLFTYNGKLATARQILTAYARQLSSGMLPNFIPDGAEAPAYNTVDAALWFVLAIHHYWQQSRDENFLREMIPAVQEVWMHYQKGTRYQIHETAEGLLYAGEPGIQLTWMDARVGDRVITPRTGMPVEVNALWYQVKRLLADWLHHVGQHDDAQQMSHDAARTKKSFQSAFWNPSRQCLFDVLTANGADDSIRPNQIFAISLPYPLVETPRARQIFQVVREHLYTPKGLRSLSPTDPAYRGIYAGPPEQRDAAYHQGTVWLYLIGAYVDALMRYHPEGRLEATLVVNRLLTTLAEQGLWSLGEIADGDSPHLPRGCIAQAWSVGEVIRVIKQYELPVQLPFA encoded by the coding sequence TTGTCCTGTTGTTTACATATTGCTTTGCATAACCTGTCTTTGCGCGATCTGCTGGAGAACGAATGGTTGGATACCAATGGTGCAGGTGGCTGGGCTTCTTCCTCCTTACTGGGCTGCAATACCCGGCGTTATCATGGATATTTAATTGCTGCCCAGCACAGTCCCTTTCGACGTTTCAATATGGTAGCCGATCTGGAAGAGTGTATCATTTTATCAGCGAAAGAACATTTTATTTCCTGTCATGATTACGGTGATGGCTTATATCCTGCACCTTTTACGGCAAAGCAGGCTGTGTTTTTTCATCTGCAACATTATCCGGAATGGCGGATACACGTGCAGGATCGCGTGTTGATAAAGACACTGCTTACGATTCACCGTAGCCAGACTACCGTTGTGCGTTATCTGTTGCAGGAAGGCTCTGCGCTTCAGTTACATCTCAGACCCTTGATTGCGGCACGTGATTACCATGGCCTGCAAAATGCCAGCGCACCCATTCAACGGGCCATTCAATGGCAGGATCATTATCTGGAAGTGCATCCGTTTGCCGATATGCCAGCACTGCGCATGGGACTGACGGAAGCAAAGTTTTATCCTGATCCCTGCTGGTACTTTCACCTGCATTACGCACGAGAAACCGAGCGTGGATTGGACGATCAGGAGGATCTATTTAGTTATGGCAAGTGGGTGGTAGATTTGCATGAAGGACAGGCTGTTTATTTGATTTTTACTACAGCAGATTTTCCGGATGACCCTGCCAGAAGTTTTGAAGCAGAATTACACAGACGCCGGCAATCTTATGCTGCCAGCCATCATTTTTTCACGTATGCTGCTGATTGTTTTTTAATACATGAACATGATACGGCGACCCTACTCGCCGGCTATCCCTGGTTTACGGCCTGGGGCAGGGATGCGATGATTGCCGTAAACGGCCTGTTTACCTACAACGGTAAACTGGCGACAGCCCGACAAATCCTTACGGCATACGCGCGGCAGCTTTCTTCGGGGATGTTACCCAATTTTATTCCGGATGGAGCCGAAGCGCCGGCATACAATACAGTGGATGCCGCACTATGGTTTGTACTGGCTATTCATCATTACTGGCAGCAGAGCCGGGATGAAAATTTTTTACGAGAAATGATTCCGGCAGTGCAGGAGGTATGGATGCATTACCAGAAAGGCACCCGCTATCAGATTCATGAAACAGCGGAAGGACTGCTCTATGCCGGCGAGCCGGGTATTCAGCTGACGTGGATGGATGCACGGGTGGGCGATCGGGTGATTACGCCCCGTACGGGCATGCCGGTGGAAGTGAATGCTTTGTGGTATCAGGTCAAACGGCTGCTGGCCGACTGGCTGCATCATGTAGGGCAACATGATGATGCCCAACAAATGTCACACGATGCAGCACGCACAAAAAAAAGCTTTCAATCGGCTTTCTGGAATCCATCCCGCCAGTGCCTGTTTGATGTGCTCACCGCAAATGGAGCCGATGATAGCATCAGGCCCAATCAAATTTTTGCCATCAGCCTGCCTTACCCTCTGGTAGAAACACCGCGGGCCAGGCAGATCTTCCAGGTGGTGCGTGAGCACCTTTATACGCCTAAAGGGCTGCGCAGCTTGAGTCCGACCGACCCTGCATACCGGGGTATCTACGCCGGCCCCCCTGAACAACGCGACGCCGCCTATCACCAGGGCACGGTATGGCTGTACCTGATCGGTGCTTATGTGGATGCCCTGATGCGCTATCATCCGGAAGGCCGGCTGGAAGCCACCCTGGTCGTCAACAGACTGCTCACCACCCTGGCCGAACAGGGCCTGTGGTCTTTAGGTGAGATAGCCGATGGGGATAGCCCTCACCTGCCCCGGGGCTGCATAGCTCAGGCCTGGAGCGTGGGCGAGGTGATCCGCGTGATCAAACAATATGAGTTACCTGTACAACTTCCATTTGCATAA
- a CDS encoding polysaccharide biosynthesis C-terminal domain-containing protein, which produces MGALRKLAGQTIIYGFSNIFSRLLNYLLVPYYTHLLSPGEYGPVNIIYAIIPFLFAVYTYGLETSYFRFSQNRDDRPAVLGTTSISIICSTLLFTFLLLHYKQVIAGWITLPHHPEYVTYFAWILLFDTLGVIPFARLRLEDRPVKYAFIKVSGIIVNILFNVFFLSVCPALLHHGHRWVVLFYNPYEKIGYIFIANILSSAFAWMLLWKEFFRIQWRFDFGLWWRIMKYSLPLVIVGFAGMVNETMDRAWFLPHYLPYDHAKNDYLIGIYSANYKLAILITLFIQAFRLGAEPFFFQQFTYANARQTYARVMKYFVMVVSIMFLFVALYLPIWKLFLRRPAYWEGLYVVPYLLAANMFLGIYYNLTIWFKLTDRTRIGAYITLFTALLAFVLNYWWIPIWGYFGSALATMVCYLVQMIICYVLGQKYYPIPYAVKKLVSIMIMAFLFYAIYWLINRYFLSPGDPYRIALPSLLLATVLFCTYLYLLYKIEKPYLRQLSWPTILKNNR; this is translated from the coding sequence TTGGGCGCGCTTAGAAAACTTGCAGGGCAAACCATTATTTACGGCTTCAGCAATATCTTCAGCAGGTTGTTAAATTACCTGCTGGTACCCTACTACACGCATCTGCTTTCACCGGGTGAATATGGTCCGGTGAACATTATCTATGCAATCATTCCTTTTTTATTTGCCGTCTATACGTATGGATTGGAAACATCTTATTTTCGTTTCTCTCAGAATCGGGACGACCGGCCGGCTGTGCTGGGCACGACTTCCATTTCCATTATTTGCTCCACCCTGTTATTTACTTTTTTGCTTTTGCATTACAAACAGGTGATTGCCGGCTGGATTACGTTGCCGCATCATCCAGAATATGTGACCTATTTTGCCTGGATATTGTTGTTTGATACTTTGGGTGTGATTCCTTTTGCAAGGCTGCGGCTGGAAGACAGACCCGTGAAATATGCTTTCATCAAGGTTTCAGGTATCATAGTAAATATTCTATTTAATGTCTTTTTCCTTTCGGTATGTCCTGCACTCTTACATCATGGACATCGCTGGGTGGTATTATTTTACAATCCGTATGAAAAAATTGGTTACATATTCATTGCGAATATTCTTTCCAGTGCCTTTGCCTGGATGTTATTATGGAAGGAATTTTTTCGAATTCAATGGCGATTTGATTTTGGCTTGTGGTGGCGCATCATGAAATATTCATTGCCATTGGTGATTGTAGGCTTTGCGGGAATGGTGAATGAAACCATGGATAGGGCGTGGTTTTTGCCACATTACCTGCCTTACGATCATGCAAAGAATGATTATCTCATCGGTATATACAGTGCTAATTACAAACTGGCTATTCTGATTACCCTGTTTATTCAGGCATTCCGCTTAGGTGCAGAACCTTTTTTCTTTCAGCAATTCACTTACGCGAATGCGCGGCAAACCTATGCACGGGTAATGAAATATTTTGTAATGGTGGTGAGTATCATGTTTTTGTTTGTAGCGTTGTATTTACCTATCTGGAAATTGTTTTTACGTCGTCCCGCTTACTGGGAAGGTTTGTATGTGGTGCCCTATCTGTTGGCTGCAAATATGTTTTTAGGTATTTATTACAATTTAACGATATGGTTTAAACTCACCGACCGCACGCGGATAGGAGCTTATATTACGCTATTTACGGCATTGCTGGCATTTGTGCTGAATTACTGGTGGATACCTATCTGGGGCTATTTCGGCAGTGCGCTGGCAACTATGGTATGTTACCTGGTGCAAATGATCATCTGCTACGTGTTAGGACAAAAATATTATCCCATTCCTTATGCCGTGAAAAAGCTGGTAAGCATCATGATTATGGCATTTTTATTTTATGCGATTTACTGGCTGATCAATCGATACTTCCTTTCACCCGGCGATCCTTATCGAATTGCATTACCCTCCTTGTTGCTGGCCACGGTGCTATTTTGCACGTATTTGTATCTGTTATACAAAATTGAAAAACCTTATCTGCGGCAACTGTCCTGGCCGACGATTTTGAAAAACAATCGTTAA